A single window of Dermochelys coriacea isolate rDerCor1 chromosome 14, rDerCor1.pri.v4, whole genome shotgun sequence DNA harbors:
- the RAB37 gene encoding ras-related protein Rab-37 isoform X2, which yields MSGRAGSAAPAQNGWPAAVRERSLSLTQGYDLACKVMLLGDSGVGKTCFLLQFKDGAFLSGTFIATVGIDFRNKVVAVDGVKVKLQIWDTAGQERFRSVTHAYYRDAQALLLFYDITSKMSFDNIRAWLTEIHEYAQKDVVIMLLGNKADVSSERVIRMEDGESLAREYGVPFMETSAKTGMNVELAFRAIAKELKQRAVQQPDEPRFQIQDYIESQKKKNSCCSFM from the exons ATGAGTGGCCGGGCGGGGTCCGCGGCTCCTGCCCAGAACGGGTGGCCCGCGGCGGTCCGGGAGCGGTCCCTGTCGCTCACGCAGGGCTACGATCTCGCCTGCAAG GTGATGCTGCTTGGAGATTCGGGTGTGGGGAAAACCTGCTTCCTGCTCCAGTTCAAAGATGGGGCCTTCCTCTCTGGGACCTTCATAGCTACCGTCGGCATAGACTTCCGG AATAAAGTCGTGGCAGTGGACGGTGTGAAAGTAAAATTGCAG ATCTGGGACACAGCGGGGCAGGAGCGATTTCGTAGCGTGACCCACGCCTACTACAGAGATGCCCAGG ctTTGCTCCTCTTTTATGACATCACCAGCAAAATGTCCTTTGACAATATTCGG GCCTGGCTCACAGAGATACACGAATATGCCCAAAAGGATGTGGTCATTATGTTGTTAGGCAATAAG GCTGATGTGAGCAGCGAGAGAGTCATCAGGATGGAGGATGGAGAGTCACTAGCCAGG GAATACGGAGTGCCTTTCATGGAGACCAGCGCCAAGACGGGTATGAATGTGGAGCTGGCATTTCGGGCCATTGCCAA AGAACTCAAGCAGCGAGCTGTGCAGCAGCCGGACGAGCCCAGGTTCCAGATTCAGGACTACATAGagtcacagaagaaaaaaaacagctgCTGTTCCTTCATGTGA
- the RAB37 gene encoding ras-related protein Rab-37 isoform X4 produces the protein MLLGDSGVGKTCFLLQFKDGAFLSGTFIATVGIDFRNKVVAVDGVKVKLQIWDTAGQERFRSVTHAYYRDAQALLLFYDITSKMSFDNIRAWLTEIHEYAQKDVVIMLLGNKADVSSERVIRMEDGESLAREYGVPFMETSAKTGMNVELAFRAIAKELKQRAVQQPDEPRFQIQDYIESQKKKNSCCSFM, from the exons ATGCTGCTTGGAGATTCGGGTGTGGGGAAAACCTGCTTCCTGCTCCAGTTCAAAGATGGGGCCTTCCTCTCTGGGACCTTCATAGCTACCGTCGGCATAGACTTCCGG AATAAAGTCGTGGCAGTGGACGGTGTGAAAGTAAAATTGCAG ATCTGGGACACAGCGGGGCAGGAGCGATTTCGTAGCGTGACCCACGCCTACTACAGAGATGCCCAGG ctTTGCTCCTCTTTTATGACATCACCAGCAAAATGTCCTTTGACAATATTCGG GCCTGGCTCACAGAGATACACGAATATGCCCAAAAGGATGTGGTCATTATGTTGTTAGGCAATAAG GCTGATGTGAGCAGCGAGAGAGTCATCAGGATGGAGGATGGAGAGTCACTAGCCAGG GAATACGGAGTGCCTTTCATGGAGACCAGCGCCAAGACGGGTATGAATGTGGAGCTGGCATTTCGGGCCATTGCCAA AGAACTCAAGCAGCGAGCTGTGCAGCAGCCGGACGAGCCCAGGTTCCAGATTCAGGACTACATAGagtcacagaagaaaaaaaacagctgCTGTTCCTTCATGTGA
- the RAB37 gene encoding ras-related protein Rab-37 isoform X3, with the protein MSGRAGSAAPAQNGWPAAVRERSLSLTQGYDLACKNKVVAVDGVKVKLQIWDTAGQERFRSVTHAYYRDAQALLLFYDITSKMSFDNIRAWLTEIHEYAQKDVVIMLLGNKADVSSERVIRMEDGESLAREYGVPFMETSAKTGMNVELAFRAIAKELKQRAVQQPDEPRFQIQDYIESQKKKNSCCSFM; encoded by the exons ATGAGTGGCCGGGCGGGGTCCGCGGCTCCTGCCCAGAACGGGTGGCCCGCGGCGGTCCGGGAGCGGTCCCTGTCGCTCACGCAGGGCTACGATCTCGCCTGCAAG AATAAAGTCGTGGCAGTGGACGGTGTGAAAGTAAAATTGCAG ATCTGGGACACAGCGGGGCAGGAGCGATTTCGTAGCGTGACCCACGCCTACTACAGAGATGCCCAGG ctTTGCTCCTCTTTTATGACATCACCAGCAAAATGTCCTTTGACAATATTCGG GCCTGGCTCACAGAGATACACGAATATGCCCAAAAGGATGTGGTCATTATGTTGTTAGGCAATAAG GCTGATGTGAGCAGCGAGAGAGTCATCAGGATGGAGGATGGAGAGTCACTAGCCAGG GAATACGGAGTGCCTTTCATGGAGACCAGCGCCAAGACGGGTATGAATGTGGAGCTGGCATTTCGGGCCATTGCCAA AGAACTCAAGCAGCGAGCTGTGCAGCAGCCGGACGAGCCCAGGTTCCAGATTCAGGACTACATAGagtcacagaagaaaaaaaacagctgCTGTTCCTTCATGTGA